In Bradyrhizobium manausense, the sequence ATGCCGCAATTGGTCACGATGCGGCTGATGCCGGAGGACAGTTCGAACGACAGGCAACCGGCGTGTGCGTCGTGGCTGACGCCAGGCGGCGGCGGCGGTCCAGTGTCGATGATGAGCGTCGTCGGGCCGGCATCGAGCCGCTGGAAGCCGGTGTGCGGCATATTCGCCATCGGCGCGCCATGGGCGTCATCATAGGCGAGCAGCGTGGCGAGCAGGTCCGACGACGTCGCGCTCATGCCGTTGAATAACGCGAAATTGCCGTCGCCGTGCCGGAAGAAACGCAGCATCGGCATCATGCGGTCGATCGCGTTGAGCAGCGCCGGCGGCGGCGCGATGTTGCGCGCGGCAAAGGTCTGCCGCAGCGGCAACAGGTCGATCAGTAATTCGATCAGCGCGCCCGGATTGCGCGAGATGTGGCCGCCATCAGGGAGAATCTGCCGCTGCAATTCGTCGGAGAGCTTCTTCGACGCGCTGCGGATATGGCTGGCCTGGTTGGCGAGGCAGAGCGTCGTGTAACATAGCGCGATCAACACCTGGAGCTTCGGCACCCCGTCCGGGATGTTGACCATGGTGTAGCGCAGGAAGCGGATCTCGCGTGCGAGCGCGCGCAGGTAACGGCGGTAGAATTTGTTGTCGGTGTCGTTGAGCACCAGCGGCGCCTGCGACAGCAGCGAGATCACGCGCCGTGCCAGCACATCGGCACGGCGGGCAACGGGCCGGCGCTTGTTGGCGGGATTGCTGATCCAGTCCTCGACCAGCGCGCGCGCATTCGCCCGGGTCAGCGCGGTGTCGGCGGCACGCAGGTGCCGCAGCCAGCCGAAGCCGAGCAGCGCGACCTCCCAATCCTCCGAGGGTGGATCGAGATCGAAGATCGAGCGGCCGTGGCAGTTGACGATCTTGCCGGCGAAGACGAAGCGCCCGGCATAGATCTCGGCGGCGCGGGTCGCATCGGCGGTGCGCAAATCATGTGGTGCGATGATCAGCCGGTCGGTCCGGCCGGGCCAGACCCGCGAGAGCGCAACGGAACCGCCGCTCGCACGCGCGAGCATGTTCCGCGCGAAGCGGTTCATGACCAGCGTCGAGATACGTCTGCGTTGAGCGACCGACACGCCTTGCCTTGAAGGGGGAGAGGATTCCGACGAATCCTTATTAATCCCAAAATCGGGCGGCCGACACCACCTTGAAAGCCCTCGAATCAGGGGAGTGGTAGCAAAATCCGGTGCAAAATCAGGATTTAACGAGCCGGGCCGCGAAAAACCCGTCGAGCCCGCCGAGCTTCGGGTCGGCGTGCGGCAGGTGGCTCGGCAGGGTCCGGAGATCGCCGTCGGCCGTGATGGTCTCACTGAGCCCGGAGACCTCGCCGGTCTCGATCGGCATGCGGCGAAGCGCAGGCTCGGCCGCCAGGAGTGTAGCGACGGCCTGCTCGCCTTCTTCGGGTTCCAGCGAACAGGTGCAGTAGACCAGCGTCCCGCCCGATTTGAGCAGCGAGACGGATTTCTTGAGCAGTCGCTGCTGGAGAACGGTCATCGCGGCGACGTCGGACTCCTGTCTCAACCACGCGACATCGGGGTGCCGACGGATCGTTCCGGTCGAGGTGCAGGGCGCATCGATCAGGATTCCGTCGAAGCCTTCAGCCGGTCCCGCCCATTCGACGGCGTCGGCTACGACAGTCTCGGCCTGAAGCGACAGCCGGTTCAAATTTTCGCGCAGGCGCGCCACGCGGGCGGGCGATCGGTCGATCGCCGTGACGCGCGCGCCGGCCTGCGCCAATTGCGCGGTCTTGCCGCCGGGGGCGGCACAGAGATCGGCGATGGACTTTCCTGAGATGTCGCCGAACAGCCGGACCGGCAGCGCGGCGGCGGCGTCCTGCACCCACCATTGTCCTTCGGCAAAGCCGGGCAGCATGGTCACCGAGCCGTGCAGCAGTGTGCGAACCGATCCGGTCGACAGCACTTCGCCGTGCAGCCGGCTCGCCCATTGCGCGGCGTCGGACTTCACCGTGAGATCGAGTGACGGCTCGTGGCCGAGCGCAAGGGCCATGTCGCGTGCGGTCGCCTCGCCGTAATGCGCGCTCCAGCGCGCCAGCAGCCAGGGCGGCAGATCCAGCGATTGCGCGGCGACCTCCTCGACCAGCGCCTGGCCCTCGCGCGCGCAGCGGCGCAGCACGGCATTGACGAGGCCGGCATAGCGCGCGGCGCGCCGGTCGGATTGCACCAGGCGCACGGAGAGATCGACGGCGGCGTGATCGGGCACGTCCATCCAGAGGATCTGGGCGGCGCCGATCAGAAGCGCGCTCTGCGCCCGCGGCGCGTCGGATGGGATGCCCTTGTCGAGCAGGCGCGACAGCACGTGGCCGAGCGTGCCGAGGCGCCGCAGGATGGTCGCGACCAGGCGCCGCATCAGTGCGCGGTCTCGATCCGCGAGCGTCTTCAGTCCAGGATGGGCGCCGGAGCCGTCGAGCTGGTCGTCAAGTGTGCGGTGCTTGTGCAGGACGCCGTCGACGATGTCGGCAGCAATCCGCCGCGCCGCGAGACCAGGCACTTCGGATGGAGGGGCAAAACGTTGAGATGGCATGCGGACGTAAGGTTCTGAGCGAGCGGCAGTTCCGCCGAAATGGGCGCATGCCTTGAGATCACCTTCTGTGACATGCGAATATGCCAAATGTAAGAATGGCATCTGGCGATTTCAGCCCTCAGCCGCCATTTCAGCAATGCGTTATTGGACGTCGCGCGCATGACGATCCTGCGCTAGGACCCCGAACGATGAATGACCAACCTCCTGCTTCGAACCGCAAGCCCTTGCCACCGGCGGCCCAGCGCGCGCTGGCCGAAGCCCAGGCACGCCGGCAAGCCGCCGCGGCGCATGCGGCGGCCGCGCCGAAGGAATTGCAGGGGCCGAAGGGGCCCGAGCCCACGCGCTACGGCGATTGGGAGCGCAAGGGCATCGCCTCGGATTTCTGAGATCCGCCTTTTCAGGTCACTTGCCGGTCCGGCCGACTCAGCCATAGCGTGCGCGGATGTCGCGCTTCGACCCAGGCAACTTCTATCGGCCTCAGTACGGCGGCTCGCCGTTTGGCCGTCGCTTCTCCGGACTTTTGCCGTGGATGTTTGTGGTCGGCATTGTAACGGCGATCGTGCTCACGTTCAGGCACGGGACCAACTGGCCGGTTCCGTATCGGGCCGATGAACGCGCACAGGATGCCGAGATCATCCTGCAGCAATCCGGCAGTTCCGATATTCGCCTGCCGATCGATGTTGTCCGCACCATCGATGGCGACACTTTCCTTGCGCGCGTGCATCAACGCGACGGACGCGATCTCGTCGCGCGGATTCGCCTGCGCGGCATCGATGCACCCGAGATGAAGGCGTCTTGTCGGAACGAGCTGGACAGGGCGGAAGCCGCCACCGAGGCGCTGCGCAATCTGCTCGGCCAGGGCGGCGTCACCATCTACAATCTCGGCTCGGAAAAATACGGGCGCGTTCTTGCCGATGTCGCGACCAGGCGCACCACCAACGTGTCGGCCGCGATGCTCGCGGGCGGTTACGCGCGCAGCTACAATGGCGGCCATCGCGACGGCTGGTGTGCGCGAGGCTGGCGCTTCTGGTGACAAAAAAGCCGCGTCTGGTGACGCGGCTTTCGTTATTCCTGCTTGATCTTTCGATCAGCGCGTCACGACCACCGTCGTGCCGACCGAGACGCGGCTGTAGAGATCGGTGATGTCGTCGTTGAGCATGCGAATGCAGCCATAGGAGACGAAGCCGCCAACGGAGCCCGGCACGTTGGTGCCGTGGATGGCGTATTCGCCGCCGGCCAGCGTCATCGCTGCAACGCCCATCGGGTTGCGCGGCGAGCCGCCAGGAATGACGTCGGGGATGCTCGGCTTGTCACGCTTTACTTCGGCGGGCGGCGACCAGGCCGGGTTGCGATATTTGCCGTCGATGCGGGTGGTGCCGGCCCACTGCTTGCCGGATTTGCCGACGCCGACCGGATAGCGCATGGCGTGGCCGTCATCGAGGATGAGATAGAGCCGGCGTTCGTTGGTCTTGACCACGATGGTGCCGGGGGAATAGTCGGCCAGGTGGGCGCCCACCATTTCCGGCCGCGCCTCTGCCGCCGTCGACATCACGACCCCTGCCCCGATGGTGGCGGCCAGCGCCACGGCAATCCTCATCGACATCGATTTTCCCCTAGCCCGAACAGATCGTCCAAAAATGACGCAGAACCCGGCAATCGCCGGCTCGCCCAGATATTCTTAACCGCGCCTGTTAACCGGATGGTTTCCACGCACGGCTGCCAAGGGCGAGCCAGCAGGGGGAACAAAGGAAATGTTCGAAACAAAGTAAATGACTTGAAAACAACACTCGGCGGCAAAGATACCGCCGCGCTGGCGCGCGCTCTGACAAGTGCGTGAAAGTGTGCACGGCGGTTGTTGTGGGGGAGCTATGGCCCGGCTCGTGTCCCGGACGCGACGCAGCGCGAAGCGGGTGCGACGCGGAGCCGGCACCAAGCACTTCTTTTCCACGTGGATAGATGGGCCCCGGCTTTGCAGCGCACCGCCAAATGCGCGCTGCGCTGCGTCCGGGGCACACGGCCTTGTATTACGCCGACTTCTTGTTCTGCCGGTTCTTGACGAGATCATCGACCACGGCTGGATCGGCCAAGGTCGAGGTGTCGCCGAGGCTCCCCGGCTCGTCCTCGGCGATCTTGCGCAGGATGCGGCGCATGATCTTGCCGGAGCGGGTCTTGGGCAGGCCGGGCGAGAACTGGATCTGGTCGGGCGCGGCGATCGGGCCGATCTCCTTGCGCACCCAGGTGACGAGCTCCTTGCGCAGTTCGTCGCTCGGCTCGACGCCGGCCATCAGGGTGACATAGGCGTAGATGCCCTGGCCCTTGATGTCGTGCGGGTAACCGACTACGGCGGCTTCCGACACCTTCTCATGCGCGACCAGCGCGCTTTCGACTTCCGCGGTGCCCATGCGGTGGCCGGAGACGTTGATGACGTCGTCGACGCGGCCGGTGATCCAGTAATAGCCGTCGGCGTCGCGGCGGCAGCCGTCGCCGGTGAAGTACTTGCCCTTGTAGGTCGAGAAATAGGTCTGCTCGAAGCGGGCGTGATCGCCATAGACGGTGCGCATCTGGCCCGGCCAGGATCGCGTCAGGCAGAGGTTGCCTGACGTCTCACCCTCCAGCACCTTGCCGTCGGCATCGACGATCTCCGGCGCCACGCCGAAGAAAGGCTGCGTCGCCGAGCCCGGCTTCAGCTTGGTCGCGCCGGGCAGCGGCGTGATCAAAATGCCGCCGGTCTCCGTCTGCCACCAGGTGTCGACGATCGGGCAGCGGTCGTCGCCGACGACGCGGTGATACCATTCCCAGGCTTCGGGATTGATGGGCTCGCCGACCGAGCCGAGCAGGCGGAGCGAAGCGCGCGAGGTCTTCTTCACGGGCTCGTCGCCCGACTGCATCAGCGCGCGGATCGCGGTCGGTGCAGTGTAGAAGATGTTGACCTTGTGCTTGTCGATGACGTTCCAGAATCGCGAATTATCAGGGTAATTCGGCACGCCTTCGAACATCAGCGTGGTCGCGCCATTGGCGAGCGGCCCGTAGAGAATGTAGCTGTGGCCGGTGACCCAGCCGACGTCGGCGGTGCACCAGTAGATATCGCCGTCGTGATAATCGAACACATATTGATGGGTCATCGAGGCGAACACGAGATATCCGCCCGAGGTGTGCAGCACGCCCTTGGGCTGGCCGGTGGAGCCCGAGGTGTAGAGGATGAACAGCGGATCCTCGGCGTGCATGTGCTCGACCGGGCATTCCGTCGTCACCATTGCGGCCGCCTCGTGATACCAGAGGTCGCGCGTCGGGTTCATGTCGATCTTGCCGCCGGTGCGCTTGACGACGACGACCCAGTCGACGCCGTCTGCTTTGGCGATTGCCGCATCGACATTGGCCTTCAGCGCCACCTTCTTGCCGCCGCGCAGGCCTTCGTCCGCGGTGATGACGATCTTGGACTGGCAGTCGTTGATGCGCTGGGCGAGGCTGTCGGGCGAGAAGCCCGCGAACACCACCGAGTGAACAGCGCCGATCCGCGCGCAGGCCAGCATCGCGTAGGCCGCTTCGGGAATCATCGGCAGATAGATGGTGACGCGATCGCCCTTCTTGACGTTGCGGGTGCGCAGGATGTTGGCCATCCGGCAGACCTCGTCGTGCAGCTCCTTGTAGGTGATGTGCTTCGACTGCGAGGGATCGTCCCCTTCCCAGATGATCGCGGTTTGGTTGCCGCGCTTGGCGAGATGGCGGTCGATGCAGTTATGGGCGACGTTGAGGATTCCG encodes:
- a CDS encoding heparinase II/III family protein — its product is MNRFARNMLARASGGSVALSRVWPGRTDRLIIAPHDLRTADATRAAEIYAGRFVFAGKIVNCHGRSIFDLDPPSEDWEVALLGFGWLRHLRAADTALTRANARALVEDWISNPANKRRPVARRADVLARRVISLLSQAPLVLNDTDNKFYRRYLRALAREIRFLRYTMVNIPDGVPKLQVLIALCYTTLCLANQASHIRSASKKLSDELQRQILPDGGHISRNPGALIELLIDLLPLRQTFAARNIAPPPALLNAIDRMMPMLRFFRHGDGNFALFNGMSATSSDLLATLLAYDDAHGAPMANMPHTGFQRLDAGPTTLIIDTGPPPPPGVSHDAHAGCLSFELSSGISRIVTNCGMPTTGRDNWRPFARSTAAHSTLTYHDTSSCQFVEMSAMKRLLHGAPITSGPHEVESYREIVQDGTLLTTSHDGYLAKFGVIHRRVLMIANDGARIDGEDTLSPPQGARLKGADADFALRFHLHPAVKASRLSDARGVMLVLPNRDVWTFEALDDKVDLEDSVFLAGNDGPRRTAQIVIRQDARQAPSIRWSFVRSTASPAITNARRNARREPELPL
- a CDS encoding RsmB/NOP family class I SAM-dependent RNA methyltransferase, which translates into the protein MPSQRFAPPSEVPGLAARRIAADIVDGVLHKHRTLDDQLDGSGAHPGLKTLADRDRALMRRLVATILRRLGTLGHVLSRLLDKGIPSDAPRAQSALLIGAAQILWMDVPDHAAVDLSVRLVQSDRRAARYAGLVNAVLRRCAREGQALVEEVAAQSLDLPPWLLARWSAHYGEATARDMALALGHEPSLDLTVKSDAAQWASRLHGEVLSTGSVRTLLHGSVTMLPGFAEGQWWVQDAAAALPVRLFGDISGKSIADLCAAPGGKTAQLAQAGARVTAIDRSPARVARLRENLNRLSLQAETVVADAVEWAGPAEGFDGILIDAPCTSTGTIRRHPDVAWLRQESDVAAMTVLQQRLLKKSVSLLKSGGTLVYCTCSLEPEEGEQAVATLLAAEPALRRMPIETGEVSGLSETITADGDLRTLPSHLPHADPKLGGLDGFFAARLVKS
- a CDS encoding DUF1674 domain-containing protein, whose protein sequence is MNDQPPASNRKPLPPAAQRALAEAQARRQAAAAHAAAAPKELQGPKGPEPTRYGDWERKGIASDF
- a CDS encoding thermonuclease family protein — translated: MSRFDPGNFYRPQYGGSPFGRRFSGLLPWMFVVGIVTAIVLTFRHGTNWPVPYRADERAQDAEIILQQSGSSDIRLPIDVVRTIDGDTFLARVHQRDGRDLVARIRLRGIDAPEMKASCRNELDRAEAATEALRNLLGQGGVTIYNLGSEKYGRVLADVATRRTTNVSAAMLAGGYARSYNGGHRDGWCARGWRFW
- a CDS encoding L,D-transpeptidase, which codes for MSMRIAVALAATIGAGVVMSTAAEARPEMVGAHLADYSPGTIVVKTNERRLYLILDDGHAMRYPVGVGKSGKQWAGTTRIDGKYRNPAWSPPAEVKRDKPSIPDVIPGGSPRNPMGVAAMTLAGGEYAIHGTNVPGSVGGFVSYGCIRMLNDDITDLYSRVSVGTTVVVTR
- the acs gene encoding acetate--CoA ligase, which codes for MSEKIYDVPAEWAKRAWVDQAKYKDMYARSIADPNAFWAEQAKRVDWMHAPTKIENVSFAPGNISIKWFEDGILNVAHNCIDRHLAKRGNQTAIIWEGDDPSQSKHITYKELHDEVCRMANILRTRNVKKGDRVTIYLPMIPEAAYAMLACARIGAVHSVVFAGFSPDSLAQRINDCQSKIVITADEGLRGGKKVALKANVDAAIAKADGVDWVVVVKRTGGKIDMNPTRDLWYHEAAAMVTTECPVEHMHAEDPLFILYTSGSTGQPKGVLHTSGGYLVFASMTHQYVFDYHDGDIYWCTADVGWVTGHSYILYGPLANGATTLMFEGVPNYPDNSRFWNVIDKHKVNIFYTAPTAIRALMQSGDEPVKKTSRASLRLLGSVGEPINPEAWEWYHRVVGDDRCPIVDTWWQTETGGILITPLPGATKLKPGSATQPFFGVAPEIVDADGKVLEGETSGNLCLTRSWPGQMRTVYGDHARFEQTYFSTYKGKYFTGDGCRRDADGYYWITGRVDDVINVSGHRMGTAEVESALVAHEKVSEAAVVGYPHDIKGQGIYAYVTLMAGVEPSDELRKELVTWVRKEIGPIAAPDQIQFSPGLPKTRSGKIMRRILRKIAEDEPGSLGDTSTLADPAVVDDLVKNRQNKKSA